The DNA window TGAATTATACCATAGGCGCAAAAGAAATGACAATGCGCGATCAAGTTCTCCGTAGGGAGATGAGGGTCAGACCGGAGTTTCGACGGATAAACCTATCGGCGACCCGGGTAAAGGGGAGAACTAGGGATTCAGCGAGGGTGCTCCAGCGTGTCAGCGGCTCCCCCTCTTTTCGGTCCTTTCGGTTTAACCTTCCCATCAGGGTATTGCAGACCCGCTCAGAGATCCCCACGTCGAGGTAGGTGACCTGTCTGAGCACAAATCCTTCCCGTTCGCAGACCGAGCTGTAATCACTCGGCCGACGCGTGAACATCGAGTACGCCTCTGACGGTTCTCCAGTATCCTCGAAGAGGTACATCCATTCCCTCGTAACCCGGCAGACGTCTCTGAGCAGCGTGTGCATCATGGGACGAGGGTTGTGCTGGAGGACGGTCACGGTGAAGGTCACGTCAAACTCCCGGTCCTGGAAGGGAAGGGTGATCCCGTCTATGAGGACGCACTCCACCCCCGCATTCCGAGTGGCGAGTTCCACCATGGACGAGGAGATGTCACACCCGACCCTCCGAGATGGCAGTAAGGGGCCTAACGCTTTCAGATTCCCCCCAGGCCCACAGCCGATTTCGAGGACCGAGCGTTGGTGAATCGGCATCCGCAAGAGGAACCGAGAGACGAACTGCGCCCGCTGATAGCGGTAGAATGGGGTATCGTCTCCGGCGACCACGTTGCCGTTTCCTCGGGACTCGATTTCCTGAGCCACCCGAGACCAGTATGTGCGCGGATCGTATGCCATGGGTCCCCCTGCTTTAGAACAGCGTCCCGCGCGCCGCGTGCG is part of the bacterium genome and encodes:
- a CDS encoding class I SAM-dependent methyltransferase produces the protein MAYDPRTYWSRVAQEIESRGNGNVVAGDDTPFYRYQRAQFVSRFLLRMPIHQRSVLEIGCGPGGNLKALGPLLPSRRVGCDISSSMVELATRNAGVECVLIDGITLPFQDREFDVTFTVTVLQHNPRPMMHTLLRDVCRVTREWMYLFEDTGEPSEAYSMFTRRPSDYSSVCEREGFVLRQVTYLDVGISERVCNTLMGRLNRKDRKEGEPLTRWSTLAESLVLPFTRVADRFIRRNSGLTLISLRRT